In Neofelis nebulosa isolate mNeoNeb1 chromosome 7, mNeoNeb1.pri, whole genome shotgun sequence, the following proteins share a genomic window:
- the LOC131518172 gene encoding olfactory receptor 4F3/4F16/4F29-like: MDRANHSVVSEFVFLGLTDSWEIQLLLFVFSSMVYVASMMGNSLIMLTVISDPHLHSPMYFLLVNLSFIDLGISSVISPKMIYDLFRKRKVISFGGCIAQIFFIHVIGGVEMVLLIAMAFDRYVAICKPLHYLTIMNRKMCILLTVAAWVIGLTHSVIQLVFVITLPFCGPNVLDSFYCDFPRFIRLACTDTYRLEFMVIANSGFISLGSFFILIVSYISILITVRKHSSAGTSKALSTLSTHVMVVILFFGPCIFVYIWPHPTSHLDKYLVVFDAVLTPFFNSVIYTFRNKEMKVAMRKMCSRFIIYRRIS, translated from the coding sequence ATGGATAGAGCAAATCACTCTGTGGTGTCAGAATTTGTGTTCCTGGGACTCACCGATTCCTGGGAGATCCAACTTCTCCTCTTTGTGTTCTCCTCTATGGTTTATGTGGCAAGCATGATGGGAAACTCCCTCATAATGCTCACTGTGATTTCTGACCCTCACTTACACTCCCCCATGTACTTTTTGTTGGTCAACCTGTCCTTCATTGACCTGGGAATTTCTTCTGTCATTTCTCCGAAGATGATTTATGACCTTTTCAGAAAGCGTAAGGTCATCTCCTTTGGTGGCTGCATCGCTCAAATCTTCTTCATCCACGTCATTGGTGGCGTGGAGATGGTGCTGCTCATCGCCATGGCCTTTGACAGATATGTTGCCATATGCAAGCCTCTGCACTATTTGACTATTATGAAccgaaaaatgtgtattttgcttaCAGTTGCTGCCTGGGTAATTGGCTTGACCCACTCTGTGATTCAACTGGTTTTTGTAATAACATTGCCATTCTGTGGCCCTAATGTGTTAGACAGCTTTTATTGTGACTTTCCTCGGTTCATCAGACTTGCCTGCACAGACACCTACCGTCTAGAGTTCATGGTCATAGCCAACAGTGGGTTCATATCTCTAGGATCATTCTTCATATTGATTGTCTCGTACATTTCTATCCTGATCACTGTTCGGAAACACTCTTCAGCAGGCACATCTAAGGCCCTCTCCACTTTGTCAACTCATGTCATGGTGGTGATTTTGTTCTTCGGCCCTTGCATCTTTGTTTATATCTGGCCTCACCCCACCTCACACCTAGACAAATATCTTGTTGTCTTTGATGCAGTTCTCActcctttttttaattcagtcATCTATACATTCAGGAACAAAGAGATGAAAGTGGCAATGAGGAAAATGTGTAGTCGGTTTATTATTTATAGAAGGATTTCTTAA